Proteins encoded in a region of the Manis javanica isolate MJ-LG chromosome 15, MJ_LKY, whole genome shotgun sequence genome:
- the LRRC43 gene encoding leucine-rich repeat-containing protein 43 isoform X1, with translation MGAPAETVSAVLLEHLGQLCLHEFPCGTGSWNKSRFLPQTWPAWRELVPREEEAMNPGEETVQDLLDLVCSPHSPWALPEGSSAEDRFLKELAVQNPLMLKDTFLYSYFRSLRVVGRQVSLVDKGLLKFLNLEELVLSANRIKEINAANLPPTLKVLELCGNQIASVECLCAHPPPVLRHLGLGHNKLLGPLESLYVTTDHWPNLISLDLGFNNLTDLQGMIASLSTLPHLRLLVLQGNPLALVPFYRGFTIDSLSRLCVLDDVTVTSKEKHQFRGLGQRGDLLACEAQFVVTIGSVRGVLDTSVLDLEPGPQGPFITYSYYVTYDFVEDKEAACQALSQHRTGEGIPEEAKEEVGESLESGLTTHSPLGELEESLILKASGALPKSIHPAEELAKLQPRIDPRPCPSPGTVLFSTVPKPWAEVIACNYEMQHTLKDLVPLRAFLLAGTTLTIVEEKILSWPTVLSAVDGPLPAKKGKGENKKGKKEKEEKDKKGKDRKDKAAKGEKELVKNQKGSKKEELPKHLRQDPPTLRVLGEGMVALESLLAGEPLVSTVCNFGVIRTLDSDRLTFIRDSKNKKAKKENRKSMAAMYDSDYQPEPLSVEVQIQLKQCRSAEEALRALAL, from the exons ATGGGGGCGCCGGCCGAGACCGTGAGCGCCGTGCTCTTGGAGCAcctggggcagctgtgtctgCACGAGTTCCCGTGCGGCACCGGCAGCTGG AATAAGTCCCGATTTCTTCCTCAAACTTGGCCAGCATGGAGGGAGCTGGTccccagggaggaggaggccaTGAACCCTGGGGAGGAGACAGTGCAGGACCTGTTGGACTTGGTCTGCAGTCCCCACTCACCCTGGGCTCTGCCAGAGGGTTCAAGTGCAGAGGACCGTTTTCTGAAAGAACTGGCCGTCCAGAATCCACTGATGCTCAAAGACACCTTTCTCTACTCCTACTTCAGGTCCCTACGAGTTGTGGGCAGGCAG GTGAGCCTGGTGGATAAAGGCCTCCTGAAATTTCTCAACCTTGAAGAGTTGGTACTGAGTGCTAATCGAATCAAGGAGATCAATGCTGCCAACCTGCCTCCAACTCTCAAG GTGCTGGAGCTCTGTGGTAACCAGATCGCCAGCGTGGAGTGTCTGTGCGCTCACCCGCCCCCGGTTCTCCGGCACTTGGGGTTAGGTCACAACAAACTTCTGGGCCCCTTGGAAAGTCTGTACGTCACCACTGATCACTG GCCCAACCTCATCTCTCTGGACCTGGGCTTCAACAACCTGACGGACCTGCAGGGCATGATTGCCAGCCTCAGCACCCTCCCACACCTGCGGCTGCTGGTGCTGCAGGGCAACCCGCTGGCCCTAGTGCCCTTCTACCGTGGCTTCACCATTGACTCCCTGTCCCGGCTGTGTGTGCTGGACGACGTCACGGTGACTTCCAAGGAGAAGCACCAGTTCCGTGGGCTCGGCCAGCGTGGGG ATCTCCTGGCATGTGAGGCACAGTTCGTGGTGACTATCGGAAGTGTCAGAGGGGTTCTGGACACCTCTGTTTTGGACCTGGAACCAGGGCCCCAAGGCCCTTTTATCACTTACAGCTACTACGTGACCTACGACTTTGTGGAAGACAAAGAAG CAGCTTGTCAAGCCCTCTCCCAGCACAGAACAGGTGAGGGCATTCCTGAAGAGGCCAAAGAGGAGGTTGGAGAATCTCTGGAGTCTGGGCTGACCACCCATTCCCCGTTGGGAGAGTTGGAGGAGTCCCTCATCTTGAAAGCGTCAGGGGCCTTGCCCAAGTCAATACACCCTGCGGAGGAGCTGGCCAAGTTGCAGCCACGTATAGATCCCCGGCCCTGCCCGTCTCCAGG GACAGTTCTCTTCAGCACAGTCCCCAAGCCCTGGGCTGAGGTCATCGCCTGCAACTACGAGATGCAGCACACCCTCAAGGACCTGGTGCCACTCAGAGCCTTCCTGCTGGCAGGAACCACCCTGACCATCGTGGAGGAGAAG ATTCTCTCCTGGCCCACGGTGCTGTCTGCTGTTGATGGTCCCCTGCCTGccaagaaaggaaaaggggagaacaagaaagggaagaaggagaaagaagagaaagacaagaagggaaaagacaggaaagacaaGGCAGCGAAAGGGGAGAAGGAGCTGGTTAAG AATCAGAAGGGATCCAAGAAGGAGGAGCTTCCTAAACACCTCCGCCAGGACCCGCCCACTCTGCGGGTGCTGGGCGAGGGCATGGTGGCCCTGGAGTCCCTGCTGGCGGGGGAGCCGCTGGTGTCCACCGTGTGCAACTTTGGGGTGATCCGCACCTTGGACTCTGACAGGCTGACGTTTATCAGG GATTCAAAGAATAAGAAAGCTAAAAAAG